Within the Paenibacillus sp. AN1007 genome, the region AGATAAGACAAAGCTTTACTGTTTGTGATGATTCGAGGAGATGTGCGAAACAGTCTGTTCCCCTTCGTCTCCCCGATGTATCCGTTATTTTCGATGTATATTTCGCAGGGCTGCCCCGTATAATCCTGTCCCTGCAGCATATAACGAGCCGACAGGCTGTGACGTCCTCCATCTTTTCCAATGACTTGAGTATCCACTCCTCCTTGACGCACAATGCCTTCGAAACAAGTTCCCGTAACATGTCCCCCGAACATAATCATGACTACCGTTTCGCCATCCGTATTCTTAAGCTCAATAGAACGTTCAATCTTCACATGTACAGTGAATAATTCCTCCAACTCTAACTCAACCATAATTCCCTCATCCTCTCCATCCATTAATTTCGGAATGATTAGATCAATCATCAACCATTCCGTTCTACTTCGATAAATATATACGTACTCCTGCATGATGGCCCAATCCA harbors:
- a CDS encoding DUF3237 family protein; this encodes MQEYVYIYRSRTEWLMIDLIIPKLMDGEDEGIMVELELEELFTVHVKIERSIELKNTDGETVVMIMFGGHVTGTCFEGIVRQGGVDTQVIGKDGGRHSLSARYMLQGQDYTGQPCEIYIENNGYIGETKGNRLFRTSPRIITNSKALSYLNTEALIGEGCPAAEGVSIHIFKVKS